One window of Dyadobacter sandarakinus genomic DNA carries:
- a CDS encoding heme exporter protein CcmB, whose product MNEISTLIWKEVTLEWRQKYALSGMLLYVVSTVFVAYLSFNLRRNQLTPIVWNTLFWIILLFTAVNAIAKSFSQERHGRLIYYYNLCSPHAIIISKIIYNSMIMLLLALIGFVIYSFVMGNPVGDMGLFLICIVLSAVGFASVLTLVAGIASKADNSATLMAVLSFPIILPMLLMTIRLAKNALDGLDWSVSTDEITTLLSIDAIVITLSYLLFPYLWKS is encoded by the coding sequence TTGAACGAGATCAGTACCCTTATCTGGAAGGAAGTCACCCTGGAATGGCGGCAAAAATATGCGCTCAGCGGGATGCTGCTTTATGTGGTCAGTACTGTTTTTGTTGCCTATCTGAGCTTCAACCTGCGCCGTAACCAGCTTACCCCGATTGTCTGGAACACGCTCTTCTGGATTATCCTGCTTTTTACCGCGGTAAATGCCATCGCCAAAAGTTTCTCCCAGGAGCGGCACGGACGGCTGATCTACTACTACAACCTGTGCAGCCCGCACGCGATCATTATTTCAAAGATTATTTACAATTCCATGATCATGCTCCTGCTGGCACTGATCGGATTTGTGATCTATTCATTTGTCATGGGGAATCCTGTGGGGGATATGGGATTGTTCCTGATCTGCATCGTGCTGTCGGCAGTCGGGTTTGCATCGGTGCTGACGCTCGTGGCGGGCATTGCGTCCAAGGCCGATAACAGTGCAACATTGATGGCGGTCCTCAGCTTCCCGATCATTCTGCCCATGCTGCTGATGACGATCCGCCTTGCCAAAAATGCGCTTGACGGTCTAGACTGGTCAGTCAGTACGGATGAAATTACCACACTATTATCGATTGATGCCATAGTAATTACGCTCAGCTACCTGCTTTTTCCTTATCTGTGGAAGAGCTGA
- a CDS encoding CcmD family protein, which translates to MKTLSLILLLLLSLGGTSMAQAAENAVPMADKLREDGKIWVVVAVIAIVFAGIAINMLRIDAKLRKIEKDLNIK; encoded by the coding sequence ATGAAAACATTATCCCTGATACTTCTTTTGCTCCTGTCACTTGGGGGAACAAGCATGGCGCAGGCAGCGGAAAATGCGGTACCGATGGCGGACAAGCTCCGTGAAGATGGCAAGATTTGGGTAGTAGTAGCCGTCATTGCCATTGTTTTTGCCGGCATCGCCATTAACATGCTGCGGATTGATGCCAAGCTCCGGAAAATTGAAAAAGACCTCAACATCAAGTAA
- the feoB gene encoding ferrous iron transport protein B, with protein sequence MKLGIIKVALIGNPNAGKSTLFNALTGLRQKTGNFPGVTVEKKSGTFKIAGSGDEDDITASIVDLPGTYSIYPKSRDERVVMDILANPRHPDHPDLIIIVADASNLQRNLLLFTEINDLGIPTVLALNMLDVAASMNMSVNAVQLAMQLNVPVASINARTGEGIDKLKEAVRHAAEKKHSTSFHYFYEPVQSDLAMIEEVKELYHLDNDYVALQYVCQHDNFSFLEQPVRAKLDALIEKYGFDESQFLASETIARYEKLKPIVSRSIKKEGITDQPYWTRKLDSILLHRFWGYFTFAFVLLIVFQAIFAWASYPMDLIDEGTAKSIEWVKNALPEGVLNDLITDGIMAGIGGIIIFIPQIAILFALVAVLEESGYMARVMVIMDKLMRRFGLNGRSVVPLISGVACAVPAIMTTRSISSRYERLLTILVTPLMSCSARLPIYAILIALVVPEYKVLGILNVQGLALLGLYTLGLVGALGSAWLLSLFIPRKEPSYFMLEMPSYKVPRWGHVAFSSYESVKSFVLEAGKVIMAISIILWVLASYGPGDSMDRAEQATIVQVKSGTQEQRDAAVASARLESSYAGQFGRFIEPVIKPLGYDWKIGIALLASFAAREVFVGTMATIYSISGDTEDVPTIKERLVQEKNDVTGGPMFTPAVCYSLLIFYVFAMMCMSTIAVVYRETHGWKWPLIQLVYLMVLAYVSAFATYQLLS encoded by the coding sequence TTGAAACTAGGAATAATAAAAGTTGCACTCATAGGTAATCCCAATGCGGGAAAATCCACGCTGTTTAATGCATTAACCGGCCTGCGCCAGAAAACCGGTAACTTTCCGGGGGTCACCGTAGAGAAGAAGTCGGGCACTTTTAAGATTGCGGGGAGCGGGGATGAAGACGATATTACAGCTTCCATTGTTGATTTGCCCGGCACTTACAGCATTTATCCCAAATCACGGGACGAACGTGTGGTGATGGATATCCTTGCCAATCCCAGGCACCCGGATCATCCCGATCTGATCATCATCGTGGCAGATGCTTCTAATTTGCAGCGGAACCTCCTGCTATTTACCGAAATCAATGATCTGGGCATTCCTACCGTACTCGCTCTGAATATGCTGGATGTGGCAGCAAGCATGAACATGTCTGTCAATGCGGTTCAGCTGGCTATGCAGCTCAATGTACCCGTGGCAAGTATCAATGCACGAACCGGTGAGGGTATCGACAAGTTGAAAGAAGCTGTACGGCACGCAGCTGAAAAAAAGCACAGTACCTCTTTCCATTATTTTTATGAGCCGGTTCAGAGTGACCTGGCCATGATTGAAGAGGTAAAAGAGCTGTATCACCTAGACAATGATTATGTAGCGCTCCAGTATGTTTGCCAGCACGACAATTTTTCTTTCCTCGAACAGCCTGTACGCGCCAAGCTCGACGCATTGATCGAGAAGTATGGTTTTGATGAAAGCCAGTTTCTTGCCTCTGAAACCATCGCACGCTACGAAAAGCTGAAACCGATTGTTTCCCGGTCCATCAAAAAGGAGGGCATCACCGATCAGCCCTACTGGACCCGCAAGCTCGACAGCATCTTGCTGCACCGGTTCTGGGGATACTTCACATTTGCTTTTGTGTTGCTGATTGTATTTCAGGCGATTTTTGCGTGGGCATCCTACCCGATGGACCTGATTGACGAGGGTACAGCCAAAAGCATTGAGTGGGTGAAGAATGCATTGCCGGAAGGTGTCCTCAACGACCTGATCACGGACGGCATCATGGCGGGTATCGGGGGAATCATCATCTTCATTCCACAGATTGCGATTTTGTTTGCTTTGGTAGCAGTACTGGAAGAGTCGGGCTACATGGCGCGGGTGATGGTTATCATGGATAAGTTGATGCGGCGCTTCGGACTGAATGGCCGGAGCGTAGTACCTCTGATCTCGGGTGTTGCCTGTGCGGTCCCTGCAATTATGACCACACGCAGTATCAGCAGCCGATACGAGCGTCTGCTGACAATTCTGGTAACACCATTGATGAGCTGTTCGGCCCGCTTACCTATTTATGCAATCCTAATTGCCCTTGTCGTACCTGAATACAAAGTGCTGGGTATCCTGAATGTACAGGGATTGGCTTTGCTAGGACTGTATACCCTCGGGCTGGTAGGGGCGCTGGGTTCGGCCTGGCTGCTGTCACTGTTTATCCCCAGGAAAGAGCCAAGTTATTTTATGCTTGAAATGCCTTCCTACAAGGTGCCGCGCTGGGGGCATGTAGCTTTTTCGAGCTACGAAAGTGTCAAATCGTTTGTGCTGGAAGCGGGAAAGGTAATTATGGCCATATCCATTATCCTGTGGGTACTGGCATCCTATGGTCCGGGCGACAGCATGGACCGCGCTGAGCAGGCTACCATCGTGCAGGTGAAATCAGGAACGCAGGAGCAGCGGGATGCGGCGGTAGCATCAGCGCGGCTGGAAAGTTCATATGCGGGTCAGTTCGGCCGGTTTATTGAGCCTGTGATCAAACCACTGGGTTATGACTGGAAAATAGGTATTGCGCTGCTTGCTTCATTCGCAGCCCGGGAAGTATTTGTAGGAACCATGGCCACTATTTACAGTATCAGCGGCGACACGGAGGATGTCCCTACTATCAAAGAACGATTGGTTCAGGAGAAAAACGATGTGACCGGCGGACCGATGTTCACACCGGCAGTGTGCTATTCCCTGCTGATATTTTATGTTTTTGCCATGATGTGTATGAGTACCATTGCTGTTGTTTACCGCGAGACTCACGGCTGGAAATGGCCTTTGATCCAGCTGGTATACCTGATGGTACTGGCCTACGTATCCGCATTCGCAACTTACCAGCTACTAAGCTGA
- a CDS encoding FeoA family protein, with the protein MSVRTVSHLKKGEKGVIKSITDKTMSLKLLEMGCLPGSEVRLDAVAPFGDPICINVGGWYCLSLRLNEAAVIEIE; encoded by the coding sequence ATGTCTGTCCGCACAGTCTCACACCTGAAAAAAGGCGAAAAAGGGGTTATCAAGTCAATTACTGACAAGACGATGTCCCTTAAATTGCTTGAAATGGGCTGCCTGCCCGGGAGTGAAGTGCGCCTGGACGCTGTGGCCCCGTTTGGAGACCCGATTTGTATCAATGTCGGCGGGTGGTATTGCTTGTCGCTGCGTTTGAACGAGGCTGCCGTCATTGAAATCGAGTAG
- a CDS encoding cytochrome c maturation protein CcmE domain-containing protein translates to MKKIQIFGLIIIAVAIGIIVSTAGDASTYVDFTKAREMAQDGDAESIHVVGKLKKDGSGQIMDMVYQPELDPNFFTFTLVDNENVEQKVVYKNTKPQDFDKSEQVVVVGKMKNGAFVADKILMKCPSKYDDTKMETTEHTAAKS, encoded by the coding sequence ATGAAAAAGATACAGATCTTCGGTTTGATTATCATTGCAGTGGCAATCGGAATTATCGTTTCCACAGCAGGTGATGCAAGTACTTACGTAGATTTTACCAAAGCACGTGAAATGGCGCAGGACGGCGATGCCGAAAGCATTCACGTGGTAGGAAAGCTTAAAAAAGACGGCTCCGGCCAGATTATGGATATGGTATACCAGCCTGAGCTGGACCCCAACTTCTTCACATTTACATTGGTAGACAATGAGAATGTGGAGCAGAAGGTAGTTTACAAAAACACCAAACCGCAGGATTTTGACAAATCCGAACAGGTAGTGGTAGTCGGGAAAATGAAAAACGGCGCTTTCGTGGCTGATAAGATCCTGATGAAATGCCCGTCCAAGTACGACGATACGAAAATGGAAACCACTGAACATACCGCAGCAAAATCATGA
- the ccsA gene encoding cytochrome c biogenesis protein CcsA yields the protein MRKLWWKILCIVIIFYVIVMGLMGPVPHLAIINESIRNTYFHVALWLAMTMLLFTSMVFSVRYLNKGRIEDDDIASEIAKSAIFFGILGCLTGSVWANYTWGDPWPNDPKLNGAAIGILIYLAYLLLRSSFEDEQRKARISSVYNIFAFAVFIPIIYILPRLTDSLHPGSGGNSTFGSYDFNNDIRKVFYPAIIGYILLGLWLAELRIRIKRISRVKEEMPATAGKVL from the coding sequence ATGAGAAAGCTTTGGTGGAAAATCCTGTGTATTGTGATCATTTTCTACGTGATCGTAATGGGACTGATGGGCCCGGTGCCGCATCTCGCCATTATCAATGAAAGTATCCGGAATACATACTTCCACGTAGCGCTGTGGCTGGCCATGACCATGCTGCTGTTTACGTCGATGGTTTTTTCGGTCAGATACCTGAACAAAGGCCGCATTGAGGATGATGATATTGCGAGCGAAATCGCCAAATCCGCTATTTTCTTCGGGATTTTGGGTTGCCTTACAGGTTCTGTGTGGGCCAATTATACCTGGGGAGATCCCTGGCCCAATGATCCGAAGCTCAACGGTGCAGCCATCGGCATTCTGATTTACCTTGCTTATCTGCTGCTGAGAAGCTCATTTGAGGATGAACAGCGCAAAGCACGCATTTCTTCGGTTTATAACATTTTCGCCTTCGCAGTTTTTATCCCGATCATTTATATCCTGCCACGGCTTACAGACTCCCTGCACCCCGGGAGCGGCGGTAACAGTACTTTCGGCTCATACGATTTTAACAATGATATCCGCAAAGTTTTTTACCCAGCTATCATCGGTTATATCCTGCTCGGATTATGGCTTGCGGAGCTGAGAATCAGGATAAAGCGGATCAGCAGAGTAAAAGAGGAAATGCCGGCAACCGCGGGAAAAGTCCTGTAA